From the Mycoplasmatota bacterium genome, one window contains:
- a CDS encoding substrate-binding domain-containing protein codes for MKKFMILIVISIIGLTVTACGQKANHITFDNSKMIDVVSREAGSGTRGAFEELVDFNIDKDKDGNIEFPMVSSAQIKDGNGNVATYVLDNKYSIGYVSFVTLSENPNLKGIRIGDVEPTVANVLNQTYQLARPFNMVYHSENLTSAETGFITFLASKEGLTQLEQAGAIVDKSNASSFNKDSCSAGTLVLGGSTSVEDAVKKAAGEYKAICTTVNQAITWSYDATGSSTGISNGNSGAYHIGYASRELKASEMELGMTEKAVAMDGIAIVVNKENPLDDLSMTDIQSIYTQSKKWEDFIK; via the coding sequence ATGAAAAAATTTATGATTTTAATTGTTATTTCTATTATCGGGTTAACAGTAACAGCTTGTGGTCAAAAGGCAAATCACATAACTTTTGATAATTCTAAAATGATTGACGTTGTTTCTCGTGAAGCAGGGTCAGGTACCCGAGGAGCTTTTGAAGAATTAGTTGATTTCAATATTGACAAAGATAAAGATGGAAACATTGAATTTCCAATGGTTAGTTCAGCACAAATCAAAGATGGAAATGGAAATGTTGCAACTTATGTGTTAGATAATAAATATTCAATAGGTTATGTTTCGTTTGTGACTTTATCAGAAAATCCTAATTTAAAAGGAATAAGAATAGGAGATGTAGAACCTACAGTTGCAAATGTTTTAAATCAAACTTATCAATTAGCGCGTCCTTTTAACATGGTATATCATTCTGAAAACTTAACTTCAGCAGAAACTGGGTTCATAACATTCTTAGCTTCAAAAGAAGGGTTAACTCAATTAGAACAAGCGGGAGCAATTGTAGATAAATCAAATGCTTCTAGTTTTAATAAAGATTCATGTTCAGCTGGTACATTGGTTTTAGGTGGTTCTACTTCAGTTGAAGATGCAGTAAAAAAAGCTGCAGGAGAATATAAAGCAATATGTACAACTGTCAATCAAGCAATAACTTGGTCATATGATGCAACAGGATCATCAACTGGAATTAGTAATGGTAACTCTGGGGCTTATCATATTGGATACGCATCACGTGAACTTAAAGCATCAGAAATGGAATTAGGTATGACAGAAAAAGCGGTTGCTATGGATGGAATTGCAATTGTAGTTAATAAAGAAAATCCATTAGATGATTTATCCATGACTGATATACAATCGATATATACACAATCTAAAAAATGGGAAGATTTTATTAAGTAA
- a CDS encoding Na/Pi cotransporter family protein has protein sequence MFQNILDFISKNDFLDILFGLIGGLGIFLYGINLMGESLKTIAGDKMKNIIEKLTNNVLMGILLGILVTAIIQSSSGTTALAISLIRAGLMTMPQAVGIIMGSNIGTTVTAFLFSFPKISEFSLLFIGVGAILIFFFKNKRTNHIGQVILGFGLLFYGMDLMSKGLKTLATTDAFSQFMLKFTDNPFLGLITGAIVTAVVQSSSATTGIVQSLYDSGAINIKGALPILLGNNIGTTITAVIAALGGSIAAKRAASFHVLFNFFGAILFMIILTPFNSVVVFLKDFTNASPRLTIAYAHLIFNVCNTLLLIWFVNYIITFIKKMIPSNNELDESFNIDVFNERIILESPILALESTKNVILHMGKIVQKMLDLTLAYSKHPNSKTLEEAKQHEAIINTLDHKIHEYLVKIAPNIDEAHSTTLSKYLDTIRDLERIGDHCENILEISEYMHDNKGYLTDDARADLDLMFNTVISMLKSDLEVIDKNDKILASKVIEIEDNVDRLEKKARKRHTMRVNECVCTSEAGFNFIEVLSNLERIGDHCCNIAEYAINDEYYVIIDEKQVDLTTIPQSEPMKINIQSIENKKTDIKK, from the coding sequence ATGTTTCAAAATATTTTAGATTTTATAAGCAAAAATGATTTTTTAGATATTCTTTTTGGTTTAATCGGTGGTTTAGGAATCTTCCTTTATGGTATTAATCTTATGGGAGAATCTCTAAAAACAATCGCTGGAGACAAAATGAAAAACATTATTGAAAAACTAACCAATAATGTTTTAATGGGTATTTTACTTGGTATCCTGGTAACCGCCATTATTCAATCTTCTTCTGGCACGACCGCTTTAGCAATTAGTTTAATAAGAGCAGGTCTTATGACCATGCCTCAAGCAGTTGGAATCATTATGGGATCAAATATCGGTACTACTGTTACCGCATTTTTATTTAGTTTTCCCAAAATTTCTGAATTCTCATTATTATTTATTGGAGTCGGTGCCATATTAATATTCTTCTTTAAAAACAAAAGAACAAATCATATTGGTCAAGTTATTTTAGGCTTTGGATTGTTGTTCTATGGTATGGACTTAATGAGTAAAGGATTAAAAACTTTGGCAACAACTGATGCTTTTAGTCAATTTATGTTAAAGTTTACTGATAACCCATTCCTTGGGCTTATTACTGGTGCTATTGTCACTGCTGTTGTACAATCCTCTTCAGCTACAACTGGTATTGTTCAAAGTCTATATGATTCTGGAGCAATTAACATTAAAGGCGCTTTACCAATATTATTAGGAAATAATATTGGAACTACTATTACCGCTGTCATCGCAGCACTTGGTGGTTCAATCGCTGCAAAAAGAGCTGCTTCTTTCCATGTATTATTTAATTTCTTTGGTGCAATATTATTTATGATCATATTAACCCCTTTTAATAGTGTAGTCGTTTTTCTAAAAGACTTCACAAATGCTTCACCAAGGTTAACAATTGCTTATGCCCATCTTATATTTAACGTTTGTAACACTTTATTACTTATTTGGTTTGTTAATTATATAATTACATTTATTAAAAAGATGATTCCAAGTAATAATGAACTAGATGAGTCTTTCAATATTGATGTCTTTAATGAAAGAATTATCTTAGAATCACCAATACTTGCATTAGAAAGTACTAAAAATGTGATTTTACACATGGGTAAAATTGTTCAAAAAATGTTAGACTTAACACTTGCTTATTCAAAACATCCAAATTCAAAAACATTAGAAGAAGCAAAACAACATGAAGCAATAATAAATACATTAGATCATAAAATCCATGAATATTTGGTTAAGATTGCACCAAATATTGATGAAGCACATTCGACAACTCTATCAAAATATCTCGATACAATTCGTGATTTAGAACGTATTGGTGATCACTGTGAAAACATTTTAGAAATAAGCGAATACATGCATGATAATAAAGGTTATTTAACTGACGATGCAAGAGCTGATTTAGATTTGATGTTTAATACTGTTATCTCAATGTTAAAGAGTGATTTAGAAGTGATTGATAAAAACGATAAGATCCTTGCTAGTAAAGTAATTGAAATTGAAGATAATGTAGATCGACTAGAAAAAAAGGCTCGTAAACGTCATACAATGCGTGTAAATGAATGTGTCTGTACCTCTGAAGCTGGATTTAATTTTATTGAAGTCTTATCAAACTTAGAACGCATAGGTGATCATTGTTGTAATATTGCTGAGTATGCCATTAACGATGAATATTATGTTATCATTGATGAAAAACAAGTTGATTTAACAACAATACCTCAAAGTGAACCAATGAAAATTAACATACAATCTATTGAAAACAAAAAAACTGATATTAAAAAGTGA
- a CDS encoding histidine kinase produces the protein MKVFKLTIFIISILILISYLIGGLNLFYTVFFLVMVLINYIFVFNYYIKMKQEYKKMNQTLENIINESLDARMVSKYVSYRELNANLNRLAKKIEKMRFKKAEDELTIKILTNNITSPIIYIDRDGRIRYVNNQFLNCFDVNVEINDIYEKMRIKKLYQFIDDAFIYETKEMNTILIREKYYHANAIPINNHTNNHFSFVGILFIFHDITELKRYERLQREFLADASHELKTPLSAIKGASEILLNGEKHSLDTTKEFLTIIKNENDRMERIVRDILLISRIENERVLIHTEKIDLNKLINEVIDLLRFKLNRKKQELQLDLNNHLNVYGDYERLKHAFLNLLSNASSYTDEHKSIFIKTYQDSKHVIVSIKDQGIGIAEDALPHIFERFYRVDKARSRETGGTGLGLAIVKSTLDIHKAKIEVKSKLNEGSEFIIYFNK, from the coding sequence ATGAAAGTGTTTAAACTAACTATATTTATTATATCTATTTTAATCTTAATCTCTTATTTGATAGGTGGATTAAACCTATTTTATACAGTTTTCTTTCTCGTCATGGTTTTAATTAATTATATTTTTGTTTTTAATTATTATATAAAAATGAAACAAGAATACAAAAAAATGAATCAAACACTTGAAAATATTATTAATGAAAGTTTAGATGCAAGAATGGTTTCTAAGTATGTATCATACCGTGAGTTAAATGCAAATTTGAATCGATTGGCTAAAAAAATTGAAAAGATGAGATTTAAAAAAGCAGAAGATGAGTTAACGATAAAAATATTAACTAATAATATCACAAGCCCTATTATCTATATTGATCGTGATGGACGTATTAGGTATGTGAATAATCAATTTTTAAATTGTTTTGATGTCAATGTTGAAATAAATGATATATATGAAAAAATGAGAATAAAAAAGTTATATCAATTTATTGATGATGCATTTATATATGAGACGAAAGAAATGAATACCATTTTAATTCGTGAAAAATATTATCATGCAAACGCGATTCCTATTAATAATCATACGAATAACCATTTTTCATTTGTAGGTATATTATTTATATTTCATGATATTACAGAGTTAAAAAGATATGAAAGACTCCAACGAGAATTTTTAGCTGACGCTTCTCACGAATTAAAGACACCGTTATCAGCAATTAAAGGTGCATCAGAAATTTTATTAAATGGAGAGAAGCATTCACTCGATACAACAAAAGAATTTTTAACGATTATTAAAAATGAAAATGATCGAATGGAGAGAATTGTAAGAGATATTCTACTAATTTCTCGAATAGAAAATGAGAGGGTATTAATACATACTGAGAAAATAGACTTAAATAAATTAATTAATGAAGTAATTGATCTCTTACGATTCAAGTTAAATAGAAAAAAACAGGAACTACAATTAGATCTTAATAATCATTTGAATGTATATGGTGATTATGAACGATTAAAGCATGCTTTTTTAAATTTATTATCAAATGCAAGTAGTTATACTGATGAACATAAATCAATTTTTATTAAGACATATCAAGATAGTAAACATGTGATTGTGTCGATAAAAGATCAAGGGATTGGGATTGCTGAAGATGCGCTACCACATATTTTTGAAAGATTTTATCGTGTTGATAAAGCAAGAAGTAGAGAAACAGGTGGTACAGGTTTAGGATTAGCAATTGTGAAATCAACTTTAGATATCCATAAAGCAAAAATAGAAGTTAAAAGTAAATTAAATGAAGGATCAGAATTTATTATATACTTTAATAAATAG
- a CDS encoding response regulator transcription factor — translation MAEILVIEDELSIQKLLSYDLTQAGFEVDTALDGVSGLKKAIQNDYDLILLDLMLPGLDGIEICKRIREKNNEVYIIMLTARDDEYNKITGLDSGADDYMTKPFSPREVLARIKAGLRRQKKSDKQTNCIRLNDMMLDLNRHELYINNQLVRLTHKEYELLLFLLKNKGIALSRDVLLETLWGFEYDGDTRIVDVHIFKLREKLVGSKVIIITKRGLGYMLEEESNESV, via the coding sequence ATGGCTGAAATACTTGTAATTGAAGATGAATTGTCAATCCAAAAATTATTATCTTATGATTTAACTCAAGCTGGTTTTGAAGTGGATACCGCTTTAGATGGTGTATCAGGCTTGAAAAAAGCTATCCAAAATGATTATGACTTAATTTTATTAGATTTAATGTTACCAGGCTTAGATGGAATTGAAATTTGTAAAAGGATAAGAGAAAAAAATAATGAAGTCTATATAATAATGTTAACCGCTCGTGATGATGAATATAATAAAATTACAGGTCTTGATTCTGGTGCAGATGACTATATGACAAAACCTTTTTCACCACGAGAAGTTTTAGCACGTATAAAAGCAGGGCTAAGAAGACAGAAAAAATCAGATAAACAAACTAATTGTATTCGTCTTAATGATATGATGTTAGACTTAAATCGACATGAATTGTATATTAATAATCAGCTAGTTCGGTTAACACATAAAGAATATGAATTACTTTTATTTTTGCTTAAAAATAAAGGGATTGCTTTATCTAGAGATGTTTTATTAGAAACTTTATGGGGATTTGAATATGATGGCGATACAAGAATTGTTGATGTACATATATTTAAATTAAGAGAAAAATTAGTAGGGAGTAAAGTTATCATTATTACTAAACGTGGTTTAGGATACATGTTAGAGGAAGAAAGTAATGAAAGTGTTTAA
- the tadA gene encoding tRNA adenosine(34) deaminase TadA: protein MEDFPMYFMKEAIEEAKKAYALGEVPVGAVIVKDDEIIARAHNLRESTQYATHHAEIIAINEACRKLNTWRLNDCDLYVTLEPCMMCAGALILSRINKVYFGASDPKFGSVVSVTRVLDIKKYNHQVLYEGGILGEACAGILKEFFKSLRLAKKD from the coding sequence ATGGAAGATTTCCCTATGTATTTTATGAAAGAAGCAATAGAAGAAGCAAAAAAAGCATATGCATTAGGTGAAGTTCCTGTTGGAGCTGTGATAGTTAAAGATGATGAAATTATAGCAAGGGCACATAATTTAAGAGAATCGACACAATATGCCACTCACCATGCTGAAATTATTGCAATAAACGAAGCCTGTCGCAAATTAAATACATGGAGACTTAATGACTGTGACTTATATGTTACTTTAGAACCGTGCATGATGTGTGCTGGCGCACTCATTTTATCGCGAATTAATAAGGTATATTTTGGAGCTAGTGATCCAAAATTTGGCTCTGTTGTAAGTGTTACTCGCGTTTTGGATATAAAAAAGTATAATCATCAGGTACTTTATGAAGGTGGAATACTTGGTGAAGCATGTGCAGGTATTTTAAAAGAATTTTTCAAATCCTTACGCCTTGCAAAAAAAGATTGA
- a CDS encoding thymidine kinase codes for MYYTGKDGWIEVICGSMFAGKTEELIRRIKRLQYAKKNILVFKPNIDDRYSLDEVVSHSGMSIKSIIIDEPMDILKHIDGRIDAVAIDEIQFLDEKVVTIVDYLADKGIRVIVAGLDRDFRAEPFGPMPELLTKAEFVTKLTAICSVCGAPATRTQRLVNNRPASFHDPIVLVGASESYEPRCRHCHQVPNRPQI; via the coding sequence ATGTATTATACGGGAAAAGATGGTTGGATTGAAGTAATCTGTGGAAGCATGTTTGCTGGTAAAACAGAAGAATTAATCAGAAGAATAAAAAGATTGCAGTATGCGAAAAAAAACATTCTTGTTTTTAAACCGAATATTGATGATCGTTATAGTCTAGATGAAGTGGTTTCACATAGCGGAATGAGTATAAAATCAATCATAATCGATGAACCGATGGATATATTAAAACATATTGATGGAAGAATTGATGCTGTAGCAATCGATGAAATTCAATTTTTAGATGAAAAAGTTGTTACTATAGTCGATTATTTAGCTGATAAGGGAATAAGAGTCATTGTTGCTGGATTAGATCGTGATTTTAGAGCAGAACCATTTGGACCAATGCCAGAGTTATTAACGAAAGCTGAGTTCGTTACAAAATTAACAGCTATTTGTAGTGTGTGTGGAGCACCAGCAACTAGAACACAACGACTCGTAAATAATAGGCCAGCTTCTTTTCATGATCCAATTGTATTAGTGGGAGCGAGTGAATCCTATGAGCCTAGATGTCGTCATTGTCATCAAGTGCCTAACAGACCACAAATATAA
- the rpmE gene encoding 50S ribosomal protein L31 translates to MKQGIHPRYNKVMVHCTTCGNEFEAGSTRKELRVDTCSKCHPFYTGKQKHGAVAGRVDRFNKKYGFNSDNKE, encoded by the coding sequence ATGAAACAAGGTATTCATCCACGATATAATAAAGTAATGGTACATTGTACTACTTGTGGAAATGAATTTGAAGCTGGATCAACTAGAAAAGAATTACGTGTGGACACATGTTCAAAATGTCATCCTTTTTATACAGGAAAACAGAAACACGGTGCTGTAGCTGGTCGAGTTGATAGATTCAATAAAAAATATGGTTTCAACTCAGATAACAAAGAGTAG
- a CDS encoding UDP-N-acetylglucosamine 1-carboxyvinyltransferase, giving the protein MEKIIINGGASLEGIVEIDGSKNSVVALIPASIMCRDKVRIYNYPNISDVNVLLEILKDLNIEVSKNETYIEIDSSNVKNTSLVSEKMSLLRASYYFMGSLLALFNEANISLPGGCYLGPRPIDLHLKGFKQLNCQYDMDDGMIHLHTEKLIGNKIFLDIPSVGATINIMFASIFAQGETIIENAAKEPEIVDVAQFLNQMGAKIEGAGTCLIKITGVKKLKGATHRVIPDRIEAGTYLLIGAGCGKNIELHHVNPHHLQAVIAKLIESNVNIIVEKDKIIVSKAKKLLPTNIRTAVYPGFPTDLQQIMTTLMTQAEGMSIINEAIYSSRFKNCDDLIKMGANIRIENASAIVLGPTELKGTEVSASDLRGGASLVLAGLIAKHQTIIDQAEHIFRGYGNLIDKLKTLNAKKIYVES; this is encoded by the coding sequence ATGGAAAAAATTATCATTAATGGAGGGGCCAGTTTAGAAGGTATTGTAGAGATAGATGGGTCAAAAAATAGTGTCGTCGCATTAATTCCTGCGTCGATTATGTGTCGAGATAAAGTAAGAATATATAACTATCCGAACATATCTGATGTCAATGTTTTATTAGAGATACTAAAGGATTTGAATATAGAAGTTAGTAAAAATGAAACTTATATTGAAATTGATAGTTCAAATGTTAAAAACACCTCTTTAGTTAGTGAAAAAATGTCATTGTTAAGGGCATCGTATTACTTTATGGGGTCGTTGTTAGCCTTATTTAACGAAGCTAATATATCATTACCAGGAGGATGTTACCTAGGTCCACGACCAATCGATTTACATTTAAAAGGATTTAAGCAGCTGAATTGCCAATATGATATGGATGATGGGATGATTCATTTACATACAGAAAAACTAATCGGAAATAAAATATTTTTAGATATTCCAAGTGTGGGTGCAACAATAAATATAATGTTTGCATCAATTTTTGCACAAGGAGAGACGATAATTGAAAATGCAGCGAAAGAACCAGAAATTGTGGATGTGGCACAATTTCTAAATCAAATGGGAGCTAAAATCGAAGGAGCCGGAACATGTTTAATTAAAATTACAGGTGTAAAAAAATTAAAGGGAGCAACGCATCGCGTCATACCTGATCGGATTGAAGCTGGAACCTATTTATTAATAGGAGCTGGCTGTGGTAAAAACATTGAATTACATCATGTTAATCCACATCATCTACAAGCAGTTATTGCTAAATTAATAGAAAGTAATGTGAATATTATTGTAGAAAAGGATAAAATAATAGTGTCAAAAGCAAAAAAATTATTACCAACTAATATTAGAACAGCGGTTTATCCAGGATTTCCAACAGACCTTCAACAGATAATGACTACTTTAATGACACAAGCTGAAGGGATGAGTATTATCAATGAGGCGATTTATTCTTCCCGTTTCAAAAATTGTGATGATTTAATTAAGATGGGTGCTAATATTAGAATAGAAAATGCATCAGCGATTGTATTAGGTCCAACAGAATTAAAAGGAACAGAAGTTAGCGCAAGTGATTTACGAGGGGGAGCATCACTTGTCTTGGCAGGACTTATCGCAAAACATCAAACAATTATTGACCAAGCGGAACATATTTTCAGGGGTTACGGTAATCTAATAGACAAATTGAAAACATTAAATGCAAAAAAAATATATGTTGAATCATAA
- a CDS encoding fumarate hydratase gives MRYIDRDLIVENVEKLCIDACYSIGDEILKALQKSKDKEKSAIGQDVLSQIIENDLIAREDYVPMCQDTGIVIVFLEIGNEVHIDYDIYDAINEGVKNGYEHGYLRKSVVRHPFDRVNTKDNTPAVIHTKLVTGDKINILVAPKGGGSENMSLVKMLTPSDGYEGVKKLVIDTVFNTKGKPCPPIIVGVGIGGSFEKAAIIAKEAVMRPIEDSSPDEIAKKLEDELLHEINKLGIGPMGFGGTQTALAVKVNVHPCHIASLPVAINIQCHAARHKEVTI, from the coding sequence ATGCGATATATTGACAGAGATTTAATTGTTGAAAATGTTGAAAAGTTATGTATTGACGCTTGTTATAGTATCGGAGACGAAATTTTGAAAGCGCTTCAAAAAAGCAAAGATAAAGAAAAGTCAGCAATTGGACAAGATGTTTTGAGTCAAATCATCGAAAATGATTTGATAGCACGTGAGGATTATGTTCCTATGTGTCAAGATACTGGAATTGTAATTGTCTTTTTAGAAATTGGAAATGAGGTTCACATCGATTATGACATTTACGATGCGATTAATGAAGGGGTAAAAAATGGTTATGAACATGGTTATTTACGTAAATCTGTTGTAAGGCACCCTTTTGACCGAGTTAATACCAAAGATAATACACCTGCTGTAATTCATACTAAACTAGTTACTGGAGATAAAATTAATATACTAGTTGCACCCAAAGGTGGTGGGAGCGAAAATATGAGTTTAGTCAAAATGTTAACCCCATCAGATGGTTATGAAGGTGTTAAAAAATTAGTCATTGATACTGTATTTAATACGAAAGGAAAACCTTGTCCACCAATTATTGTTGGTGTTGGAATTGGAGGTTCTTTTGAAAAAGCCGCTATCATTGCGAAAGAAGCTGTCATGAGACCTATTGAAGATTCAAGTCCTGATGAAATAGCTAAAAAACTAGAAGACGAATTATTACATGAAATTAATAAACTAGGCATTGGCCCTATGGGATTTGGTGGAACACAAACAGCACTTGCAGTTAAAGTCAATGTTCATCCATGCCATATCGCTTCATTACCAGTTGCGATTAATATTCAATGTCATGCTGCTAGACATAAAGAAGTCACAATATAA
- a CDS encoding Fe-S-containing hydro-lyase, protein MKISTPLTEEVIEKLHAGDRVLITGTIYTARDAAHLRLANLIKDNKELPFDITNQIIYYVGPTPAKPNQVIGSAGPTTSYRMDPYTPLLLKHGLKGMVGKGDRNKEVKEAIKKYKAVYFCGIGGTAALIAKSIKKAKIIAYEDLGAEAIRKLEVIDFPAIVVNDIYGNDLMMDNIKKYKVEE, encoded by the coding sequence ATGAAAATTTCAACCCCATTAACTGAGGAAGTCATTGAAAAATTACATGCAGGTGATAGAGTTCTTATCACAGGGACTATTTATACTGCACGAGATGCTGCGCATCTTCGATTAGCTAACTTAATTAAAGATAATAAAGAATTACCATTTGATATAACCAATCAAATTATTTATTATGTTGGTCCAACACCAGCCAAACCTAATCAGGTAATTGGTTCTGCTGGACCTACAACTAGTTATCGTATGGACCCTTATACACCACTCCTTTTAAAACACGGACTTAAAGGCATGGTTGGTAAGGGAGACCGAAATAAAGAGGTAAAAGAGGCGATTAAAAAGTATAAAGCTGTCTACTTTTGTGGGATTGGCGGAACAGCTGCTTTAATTGCTAAATCCATTAAAAAGGCTAAAATAATTGCCTATGAAGACTTGGGAGCGGAGGCCATTAGAAAATTAGAAGTTATTGATTTTCCAGCGATTGTAGTTAATGACATCTATGGAAATGATTTAATGATGGATAATATTAAAAAATATAAAGTGGAGGAATAG
- a CDS encoding NAD-dependent malic enzyme: MSNIYEQSLMLHEKNKGKIEIRSKVPVTDQQELSLAYSPGVAEPCRAIHKNRDDAYRYTNKGNLVPIVTDGTAVLGLGNIGPEAALPVMEGKAILIKQFGGVDAFPICLDTQDTEDIIKTCKLIAPGVGGILLEDISAPRCVEIERRLKKELDIPVFHDDQHGTAIVTIAALLNSCRLTGKKIEDLVVVVSGAGAAGSSIIRMLHDINVKDIIAINSKGIIHHSKIDLYNDLTKELLEITNKSDKQGGIAEALEGADVFVGVSLAGLVTKEMVKTMNKDPFIFAMANPTPEIMPEEAKEAGAFIVGTGRSDYPNQVNNVLAFPGLFRGALDCRATIINEKMKFAAAAAIASLIDDQDLRPDYIIPSPFDKRVAVAVSEAVIKAAIETNVARIK; encoded by the coding sequence ATGAGTAATATTTATGAACAATCATTAATGTTACATGAAAAAAACAAAGGTAAAATTGAGATTCGTTCAAAAGTACCAGTTACTGATCAACAAGAACTTAGTTTAGCTTATTCACCTGGTGTTGCTGAACCTTGTAGAGCTATTCACAAAAATAGGGATGATGCTTATCGATATACTAATAAAGGTAACTTAGTTCCAATTGTTACAGATGGTACTGCAGTTTTAGGGTTAGGTAATATTGGTCCAGAAGCGGCTCTTCCTGTTATGGAAGGAAAAGCAATTTTAATCAAACAATTTGGTGGAGTTGATGCTTTCCCAATTTGTTTAGATACACAAGATACAGAAGATATTATTAAAACCTGTAAATTAATAGCTCCTGGGGTTGGAGGCATATTATTAGAAGATATTTCAGCTCCTCGTTGTGTTGAAATTGAAAGAAGATTAAAAAAAGAGTTAGATATTCCTGTTTTCCATGATGATCAACATGGGACAGCCATTGTGACAATCGCTGCACTTCTAAATTCCTGTCGTTTAACAGGTAAGAAAATTGAAGATTTAGTCGTTGTCGTATCAGGAGCTGGTGCTGCAGGAAGTTCAATTATTAGAATGTTACATGATATAAATGTAAAAGACATTATTGCTATAAATAGTAAAGGTATTATTCATCATTCTAAAATTGATTTATATAACGATTTAACTAAAGAATTATTAGAAATTACAAATAAAAGTGATAAACAGGGTGGTATTGCTGAAGCTTTAGAAGGTGCTGATGTATTTGTGGGTGTTTCTTTAGCTGGTTTAGTTACAAAAGAAATGGTTAAAACTATGAATAAAGACCCATTTATTTTTGCGATGGCTAACCCAACACCTGAAATTATGCCTGAAGAAGCTAAAGAAGCTGGTGCTTTCATCGTTGGAACAGGTCGAAGTGATTATCCTAACCAAGTAAATAATGTATTAGCTTTTCCAGGATTATTTAGAGGCGCACTAGATTGCAGAGCAACAATAATTAATGAAAAAATGAAATTCGCTGCTGCTGCTGCTATCGCTTCATTAATCGATGATCAAGATTTAAGACCAGATTATATCATACCATCACCATTCGATAAACGCGTTGCAGTAGCTGTTAGTGAAGCAGTTATAAAAGCAGCAATTGAGACAAATGTGGCAAGAATAAAGTAA